ATCACTCATTTTGAAGATGACGACGGCCGCAGGATTGACATCTGGACTATGTCAGTGTGAGTCGCTTGAACTCTCCAATGAGAAACTTATCCCTCATTGAATCGTGCTTCTCGATTCAACGCCCCGACTACCTGTCAGATCGAGTGCTGGCCCATCTGCCGGTCCGTGACCCCCGTTACGCCGAACCGGCGCACGTGCGCCTCATGGGCCACGCGAAAACGCACCGGAATCAGGTCCGCCAGAGGGCAGCCGATCATGTCCGCGGCGGCGTAGCCAAAAAGACGCTCCGCCGTGGGGTTGAACAACACGATGCGCTGCCCTTCGTCCACCGTGATGATCGCTTCCATTGACGAGCGGATGATCCCTGCCAGCCGGGCTTCGCTGCCCTGGGTACGCGCCAGGTTCTCTTCTGCGTCACGCCGCAGCCGCCGCAAGCGCACCAGCAGCAGGGACAGCATCACGGCCACGGCCAGTCCCCAGGCGCCTAGCATCGGCGCGGCCAAGCCGCCAGGCCGGGGGCAAGCGCGGTGATGAACCACAGTGCCAGCAGCATCAGCAGCACGAGCACGGCGCCGCCCGCCGCCAGTTCGCCAAGCGTGGTATGAAACGATGTCTTCGGCGCAGAAGGCAGATTCGGTGAAGGAGGCTCTTTGGTCGCCATGGCAGGTCACGGAGTGCTTCTGGATGCTCAGCAAGTCCTGCGGGGGACCGCCGGAGGCTCTGCCGTAAAGGTAGCCGATTTGCGCGAAATGCACACGCTAATTGTGATGTGCTCATAATTTGGCGAGGAGGGAGCGGCTGGCGCCATCAGTCGGATAGCCGACGGCCCTTGTCAGGCTTTCCTGACAAGGAGGTTCTCTTTCCGGACGACACTCTCAGCCGCCCCTTCTTTCGAGAGGCCCCGCCATTCACCATACTCGGAAGCATGAACCACCCGGCCCGCCCCGAACCCCTGACCGTACTGCTGCTCGAGGACTCTACCCTGATCGGGGCGCGGCAGACAAGGATGCTGAGATCGATCAAAGAGCTGGAACTGCTCGCCTTGGCCCGGGATCCGCGCGCGGCCCTGCTGGCAGCACAGATCCTCCTGCCCGATGTCGTCATTCTCAGCCTGAACCGGAATGAAAAATCCTGGCTGAACGTGCTGCAGGACCTGAAGCGGATGCGTCGCCACGCAACAGTGGTAGTGCTGAGCAACTGCTCGGTGCCGCCGATGCGCAGTGCCTACCTGCAGGCCGGTGCGTCGCTCTTTTTCGACAAGACCACGGAGTTCGACGCGTTGCGCCGCGCCCTGCTCCGCCTGGCTGCGGACAAGAGCGCGGCGACGGGTACGGTCCAGGAGTTCACAACAGCATAGCCAGCGCGGGGCCTTTGTGCCTCGCTTGGTGCCGGCAGCGAGAGCGAACCACAACAGCGGCCAGCCGATCCGGCTGGGCGCAAGAGACAAAGGAAGCAACCATGTCAGAGTATCTGCAGCGGGCAACACCGGCAGCAATGCCTTTCGCCCCCTCGGTGCCGAAGTCCTTGAGCCTCTGTCCATGTACAGGGACACCGCCCCGCCTGCAAGTGTGCCCCGCAAGGCAAATTGCTCAAGCTGCGCAATGCGCGCCATCTGCATGGGTGGCAACCTGAACGACGCGGATCGCACCAGGCTGGATAGCGTGATCCATAACTGGCGCATGGTGCGGCGCGGCGAAGCGCTCTATCGTGCCGGCGACGCGTTCCAGAGCATCTATGCCCTGCGTTCCGGATCGTTCAAGACGGTGGTGTCCCACCAGAACGGATGCGAGCAGACGACCGGCTTCTTCGTCACCGGCGAGACGCTCGGGCTCGACGGCATCTGCACCGAGCGGCACGCCTGTGACGCCATCGCCCTGGAAGACAGCGCGGTATGCGTGATTCCCTTCCATCTGCTCGAAGCACTCTGCCGGGAAATGCGTTCGCTGCAACAGCATGTGCACCGGATGCTAAGTAGCGAAATCGTGCGCGAATCAGGCGTCATGCTCCTGCTCGCCAGCCTGTCCGCGGAGCAGCGCGTGGCGGCATTCCTGCTCAATATCTCGGCCCGCCAGCAGGCGCGCGGCTACTCCCGCCGCGAACTCACGCTGCGCATGACGCGCGAAGAGATCGGCAGCTACCTGGGCATGAAGCTCGAGACCGTCAGCCGCACCTTGTCGCGCTTCCAGCGTGACGGCCTCATCGATGTCAAGGGAAAACGCGTGACCCTGATGGATCTTGACGCGCTGGACCGGATCTAGGGTCCTGCAGTGGGGCTTGCATGGTGCGCTTGAGCAGCACCTGCATCGCCGCCAGCGAGCGGGTATTGGCGGCCATCTGCGCGGCGGCGGGCCTGCCGCGGCCCAAGACGTCGCATTCTCTCCCGCCGCCACCGCCGACGCAGCCATGGAAGTACTGGCCAGGGTCGCGCTGAGCGCGAGGGAGATGCGCCACTGCGTGGCCGTGCACGCGGTACTCACGGGCTGCGCCTACACGTAACAGCATGCAGTTGCCTCCGACATCGTCAATTGCGACACCATTGCCCATCCGACGAACGTGATTGCACTGACTGCGTCGCTGGCTGACGCGGTTGCTGCAATGGCGTCACGGTAAGTGCAAGCCCCGACCATTAGGGCCGGCTTGACGTGGGTCAGGAAACCCCGCGGTTCGGCTTGCGGCTGCAACGGTAGCGCATAGACTGGCAGAGCAGAGAGCCGCTGCGCGCGCTTGCCGCTTTGTGCTTTTCCTTGCCCTGTCTTTTCTTCGCTCCGGGGGTCGATGCCATGACCATCAAACAGATCTGTTTCCCCAAAGCCAGCCCCTCCTATTGCCCGGCCGATCTCTCTCTCGAATGTCCTGTCAGCGTGAACGGTACGCCGGCTAGCTACGCAATTACGGCCGAGGCACTGGAAGACCACTTTGGCGCGCGTTCGCACCGGCCGGAAGACCTGCTCCAGGCTTTTGAAGGACATCGCGAGGATATCGAAGGCGTGGCGCGGCAGTTGTTCGAAATGACTGAGGCCCACAATATCGTGCTGCACAGCGGCCATTTCCGTTTCGTGATCTAGCGCGCGCCAACGCCCGCAAGGCTGGATCATGACCGGCATTGTCACGATCACGCTGAATTCCCGCCGTGGATGTGGCGTTACTGTACATCGGGATTGCCAGCAAGACGCGCGAGAATTCTTCCGTTAGCGCGACATCCAGCGGGAGCGAGTTCCGGTTCATTTCAGCTTCGTGCTACCGGGTCCGACTGTCATCCAGGACGAATGGAAGCGTTGCCTCGGCCAGTGCGCGCGACACGCACTACCCCGAGCCCCCGACCACGATGAGCATCCGTAACCTAGAACATCTGTTCCATCCGCGCTCGGTCGCGGTGATCGGCGCTTCCGCAAGACCGCACAGTGTAGGGGCCACAGTGTTCGCCAACCTCCATGCCGACGGTTTTGCCGGCCCGGTGCACGCGGTGAACCCAAAGTACCGTGCACTGGATGGCCGGCCTTGCTACCGCTCCGTCGCCGCGCTGCCCGATACGCCTGAACTGGCGGTGATCTGCACGCCGCCCGACACGGTGCCGGGCCTGATCGCCGAACTGGGCGAACGCGGCACCCTGGCCGCCGTGGTCCTGACCGCGGGCATGGCGCGCCCGGCCGGCGCGAGCGGGCAAACGCGGCAGGATGCGATGCTCGGCGCCGCCAGGCCATATCGGCTGCGTATCCTCGGCCCCAACTGCGTGGGGCTGCTCGTACCAGGACTGGGGTTGAACGCCAGCTTTGCGCACGCGCCGCCCCTGCCCGGCAAGCTGGCCTTCGTCTCGCAGTCCGGCGCCCTGACCACGGCGGTGCTCGACTGGGCGAGATCGCGCCAGATCGGCTTTTCGCACTTCGTCTCGCTGGGGGACAGTGCCGACGTCGACCTGGCGGACATGCTCGACTATCTCGGCAGCGACCCGGGCACGCAGGCGATCCTGCTCTATGTGGAAGCGGTCAGGTCCGGCCGAAAATTCATGTCTGCCGCGCGCGCCGCTGCGCGGAACAAGCCAGTACTGATCATCAAGGCGGGCCGCGTTCCCGAAGGCGCGAAGGCGGCCACTTCGCATACCGGCGCGCTGGCCGGTGCCGACGATATCTATGACGCGGCGATACGCCGGGCCGGGATGCTGCGCGTGGATACCACCGAGGAAATGTTCGACGCGGTTGAAACGCTCGCGCGGGCACGGCCACTAGCAGGCGGTCGGCTGGCGATCATGACCAACGGCGGTGGCGCGGGCGTCATGGCGACCGATGCGCTGATTCTTGGCGGCGGCCGGCTGGCCAGGCTGGGAGACAACACGTTGAAGCAGTTGGACGCGGTACTGCCGCCAACCTGGTCGCACGCCAATCCCGTCGACATCGTCGGGGATGCTCCCATCGAGCGTTACGTCGACACCTTGAAGCGACTTGCGGCAGACCCCAGCAGCGATGCCATCCTAATGATCCACGCTCCCACCGCGATCGTGCCAAGCAGTGATATCGCCACTGCGCTGACCTGCGCCATCATGCCGGCCACGCCGTTGACGGCATCGCTCCCCATCTTCACGAGCTGGCTCGGCGGCGACTCGGTGGCCCGCGCCCGCGACATCTGCCGGCACGCGGGCCTTCCCACCTACGACACGCCGGAACAGGCCGTGCGCGGCTTCCTGCAGGTTGTGGCCTATCGCCACAACCAGGAACTCCTGATGGAGACGCCACCATCGGTTCCGGCAGGCCCCGAGCCCGACAGCGAGCGGGCGCGACAGTGCATCCGCAACGCGCTCGCCGCCGGCCGTTCGATGCTGACCGAGCCCGAAGCCCGCACGGTCCTGACAGCCTATGGCATCCCTTTGGTAGAGACCCGGACCGCTGCCGATATCGATACCGCCGTCGCCGCCGCCGAAGGCATCGGCTTTCCGGTTGTCGCCAAGATCCTGTCGCGGGACATTACGCACAAGTCCGATGTCGGCGGCGTGGCACTGGACCTGCAGTCTGCCACCCAGGTACGGCAGACCCTGGAGCACATGGAAGCCCGCATTCGCGGCGAACGGCCCGGGGCTCGCCTGGACGGCTTCACGGTACAGCGCATGATCAGCCGGCCGGGCGCTTTCGAATTGATCCTCGGCGCCGCCACCGATCCGGTGTTCGGCCCGGTGGTGCTGTTTGGCCACGGGGGCACCGCCGCCGAGCGTATCGCCGACCGCGCCATCGCCCTGCCGCCGCTGAACGTCAACCTGGCGAAGGATCTTGTCGGCCGCACGCGCGTTGCGAAGCTGCTTGCAGGCTATCGGGACCAGGCGCCGATCCGGCATGAGGCCCTGTACCAGGTCCTGATCCAACTGTCGCAACTGCTATGTGACCTGCCTGAAATCACCGAACTGGATATCAATCCGCTGCTGGCCGACAGCGCGGGCGTGCTGGCCCTGGACATGCGTATCAGCGTGGCCACGGCCACGCAGCCAGGCGCCGCCCGCCTTGCCATTCGCCCCTATCCCAAGGAACTGGAGGAGACTGTGACGTGGCACGGCGCACCGTTGCTGCTGCGCCCCGTGCATCCCGAAGACGAGCCCGCCTACCAGGCCTTCTTCGCCGCCATGACGCCGGAGGATATCCGCATGCGCTTTTTCTGCATGATCCGGCAACCGCCGCACAGCCAGCTCGCGCGCATGACCCAGATCGACTACGCCCGCGAAATGGCGTTCGTCGCGGTCGGTCCTGCGACCGGGGGCCGCCGCCCATCCTGGGCGAAGTACGGGCCGTGGCCGACCCCGACAACCTGCGCGCCGAGTTCGCCGTGGCGGTGCGCTCCGACTGCAAGCACCAGGGCATCGGCAGCTTGCTGCTGGGCAAAATGGTGGCCTACTGCCGCGCACATGGCACGCGGGAACTGGTCGGCACCACGCTGGCCACCAACACGGCGATGCTCAGGCTCGCCGAAAGCAGCGGTATCCAGGTTCTGCGCACTGGCCGGCCGGCCAGCGAGGGCGTTGAACTCCGACTCCCGCTGGCAGCGCCCAACCCAGACGATGTGCGGTGGTGAGTTCTATCGCATGCGTGCCGACATGACGCGCGTGTAGGTCGCGCACGGCGAAGTGGTCGCCATTGCCATCGAGGGCGACTGGCCCGATGCCTGGCGCGAACCGCATGGTCCGGGGCAAGGGCAGCGACGACGCGTAGCGCGGACCTCTGGCATCAGCCCCAGGAGATAACCATCAGGGCAGTGCACCAGGTCGCGGCGGCGGCCAGCACAAGCCCGCTGCCCACGCGACACGCGAAGGCGCGTCCACCTGCCGCGGCCACCACGATCTTGGTCATGGTGTTGGAGGAAAGTGCCGCCAGCACCGGCCAGACCGCAGCCTCGGGGGACAGTCGCCCGGCTGCTACTTGCGCCGCGACCGATACCGTCGCGGCGTGCGCGTCGGCAAATCCGCCGGCCACCGCAACGCCAAGCAGTAGCCCGGACCCGGCCCATGCCCGCGCGGCGGCGTTTGCGAGCAACAGCAGCGCCATTAGCAGCACGAAGCCCGCCGCCACCCGCCAGTCCATGGACCGGCCGGCCGGTTGCGTGCCGTTCTGCGCGGCCGGTTCGCGGGCCGAGCGCCACAGCCAGGCGCCCGCGTAGAGGAGCATGGTGGCCAGCCCAGCGGTGAGGGGCAGTGCCAGTTCCCGGAATGCAGCCGCACTGGTGGCGGCAAGCAGCAACAGCATCTGCACGAAGGTGGCCACGCTGGAGAGCGAGGCGGACGCCACTGCCGCCTCGTGCGTGCCAGGTGCCTTGCGCACCATCGCCGCCATCGAACCGATCGTCGCCACACTGGAAATGAAGCCGCCGAACAATCCGGTCAGCGGCAGGCCAGCCTGTTCGCCGAACAGGCGCGTGGCGATATGCCCGCCCGCCCCCAACAGCATGACCAGCACAGCCACCAGCCAGAGCGTGCGCGGGTTCCAAGCATCGAACGGCCCCATATACCGGTCTGGCAGCAAGGGCCAGATCACGAGGGCGGCGGCGGCGAGCGTCAGGGCATCGCTCACCTCCTGCCGGGTCAGCGCATTGCGCACCAGCCGGTGCAGGGTAGCCTTGCCGTGCAGCAGGATTACAAGGACCGTGGCGATGCCGGCGGCTAGCGCAGGCTGTGAGACGGCGAGCGCGCCGAGCAGTACCGTGCACAGCAGCGCAATCTCTGTGGTCAGCCCCGGGTCGCTGGCTGCGGTGTGGCGGTATCCCATGGCGGCCAGGGCGGCCACCGCCAGCAAGACCGCCGGCAGCAATCCGGCAATCGGCAGGAACGCGCCGAGCGCGCCGCACACGCTGGCAATGGCAAACGTGCGCAGGCCTGCGGAGGCCTCGGCGCCGTCCGGCGCCTGGCTGCGCTCCCGCTCAAGCCCGAACCCCAAACCGATAGCCAACGCGACGCAGAACACGACCACCGTTTGATTCATGCCGGGATTCCCTAGGCAACGAACAAGAGGTAAGAGCGCGAGAGCGAGTGCAATGCCAACGCCCGCCTTTCAGGCTGGACATGCAATCGGTGGGGGGATATGCCCATCGGCACGCCGCCGCGTGGGATAGCCAACACACGGGAATCGGTGTCAGCGTACTTGGAAAGCGCTTCGGCCAGCCGCGTGGCAGCTTCGTTCCTGACCTGGAAAGTCATAACATCTCCCGTTGCCAGTTGACGCTTGGCATTTTTCAGGCTCGCGGTGTTCAATCGCGGTGCCAATGAACATGCAGGGTCTCATCGGCGTCGGGATAGTCGACTTCCAGCTTGCCCCGATACGCATGGTGCACGGCAGAGCCGATATCGCGTGCCAGGTGAAAGCCCGTGGTCGTAATGCTGACACGATCCTCCTGGGTCTGCGTGGCCATGATGCGCTCCATCGGATGGCTCTCCCTCATCAGGGTTTCGCGGTGCCGCACCAGCGCTAGAATCTCTTCCTGGTGCGCTATCTGGAACGCCCCATCCAGCGTCACTTGCGCCGCGGGAACATGGTCGGCGACACGATGGCAGGCCGGGCACATCAGTGCCTTGGCGCCGGGCGGCACGGCCCGCCATTGCCAGCGTCCTTTCAGGAAGACCGCATGGCAAGTGGGACAGGATGCGACCGCAGGCGCCTGCACCGGCTGCTTGTAGGCATCGTGGTTGGGATCCTGGGGAAGCCGGTCCCAACGGGCCGGCCTGACTTGGCTGGAACGCTCACGTACTTTCATGTCAGACTCCTGAGATCGAATCCGGCGGCACCCACGCGGAGGACCTCCTGTATTGCGGACTCACCTGGCGGGTCCGACCACGGGAAAGCCTGGCCATGCTCATCGCATACCGGTCGGCGTCCGCAACATGTGCTCGTGCTTGCGCTGGCATGGCGTGCAGCGCTTGGCCGTGGGATACGCTTGCAGACGCGGATAGGGGATAGGCTCGCCGCAGTCCAGGCACACGCCGCAGCTCAGCTCGGCGATCCGCTCACGGGCCGCCGCTATGTCGGCCAGTTCCATACGGTAGTGTTCCGCCACGGCATCGTCCATGCGCTCTTCGGTGCCATGCCCGGCAAGATTCGCATCGTCGCTCGGTTCGCTTTCGGCGGACAGAGTGCGGGAAACGGCAGCAGCGTCCATCTGGCCGCGGATCCTCTGCTCTCTGCTGTCCAGCAAGGTGACCAGGCTGGACAACTGCTCTTTGGTCAAATCGGACATCGGGGGCTCCCGGGCATGTAAAGGTGGATCCTCTCAATGCGGCGATGAGATCGGGCAAGCGGCTTGCGCAAGGTCAAGTGTCGCGATCCGGATCTTGTCGCCCTCAGCCGCATTGCGGGCAACGCCGGGCTCGTTAGGTACGGTGGCGTCTGCCCTGGGCTTGGGCGGCCGGAACCAATCCGGTCCCGACGCGCAGCCGGCGCAGAGCATGGCGGCAAGGCAGGCTGCAAGGCCACGCGAACGCGTGGAGCCGCCACCCAGACCCTCTTCAGAATTCCTCATTCTCATCGCTACTCTCCCGTCGCAGGCGCATGGGCCGCCGGCAAGAAGTGCCCGCAGCGTCGCGCGCCGAACCTTCATTCCGCTTCAAGCTTCAATATAGGCGGGTGGCTGCCGGCCAACTTGATCCGCGTCAATCCAAATTCCGGCCACGTGCATAGCATGGGCATATGACCTGCCCGATCGGGGAGGCAGGCACCTGGAGAGCCCGGCATGGAACCGGCGGTACTCACGCAAGCGTTGATGCGCCCCACGGCCTACCCACATCCCGTGGGCAAAGTCAGCCTCATCGAGACGCACATCTCGCAAGTGTTCCTGGCCGGCGCCTTCGCCTACAAAGTGCGCAAGCCGGTGCGCTTGGATTTTGTCGACCTCTCCACGCTGGCTGCGCGCAAAGCGGATTGCGAAGCCGAACTGGAATTGAATCGCAGGATGGCGGCGGCGCTCTACCTCGGCCTGGTACCGATCGTGGCGGGCCCTGGTCAGCGGGATGTCCGGGTAGGAGGCACTGGCGAAGCGCTGGAGTATGCGGTGAAGATGCACCGCTTCCGCCAGCGAGACCTGTTCTGCGCCATGGCAGAGTCGGAGCGGTTGACCGCATCGCATATCGAGACGCTGGCTCAGGGGCTTGCCGCGATCCATCTGGCTGCACCCATAGCCGGGGCCGGCAGCGGGCACGGCACGCCGGAGCGGATCGCGGCGGTGGCGGAACAAGCCATCGCGCGCGTTGCCGAGCTCGCCTCGGCCACCGATGCAACGGCACACCTGGCGGCGCTGCTGCGCGAGCGCGCCGCTTCGCTGCACCCCGCCTTTGAAAAGCGGCGGGCGAGCGGGCATGTCAGGGAGTGCCATGGCGATTTGCATCTCGGTAATATCGCCTTGATCGACGGCGTGCCTACGCCTTTCGACTGCCTTGAATTCGATGCCGGGCTGCGCTGGATCGACACGATCAGCGATATCGCCTTTCTCTTCATGGACCTGTTGCACGCCGGCAGGCAAGACCTTGCCTATCGCCTGATCAATACCTACCTGGAGTGCAGCGGCGACTACGCCGGCCTGGCATTATTGCCGTTCTACACGGCCCTGCGCGCCGTGGTGCGCGCCCGCGTGCTGCTTGAGCGGGAGCACCAGCGCAACGTGGCGGGCACGAGCACCGCCGCGGAAATGGCAACGATGCAGATGCGCTGCGTCGATTTGCTTGCGCTGGCCAGCGTCACCCTGACGCGGC
The sequence above is drawn from the Cupriavidus sp. D39 genome and encodes:
- a CDS encoding DUF1488 domain-containing protein, producing MTIKQICFPKASPSYCPADLSLECPVSVNGTPASYAITAEALEDHFGARSHRPEDLLQAFEGHREDIEGVARQLFEMTEAHNIVLHSGHFRFVI
- a CDS encoding PAS domain S-box protein → MLGAWGLAVAVMLSLLLVRLRRLRRDAEENLARTQGSEARLAGIIRSSMEAIITVDEGQRIVLFNPTAERLFGYAAADMIGCPLADLIPVRFRVAHEAHVRRFGVTGVTDRQMGQHSI
- the fnr gene encoding fumarate/nitrate reduction transcriptional regulator Fnr gives rise to the protein MYRDTAPPASVPRKANCSSCAMRAICMGGNLNDADRTRLDSVIHNWRMVRRGEALYRAGDAFQSIYALRSGSFKTVVSHQNGCEQTTGFFVTGETLGLDGICTERHACDAIALEDSAVCVIPFHLLEALCREMRSLQQHVHRMLSSEIVRESGVMLLLASLSAEQRVAAFLLNISARQQARGYSRRELTLRMTREEIGSYLGMKLETVSRTLSRFQRDGLIDVKGKRVTLMDLDALDRI
- a CDS encoding BCAM0308 family protein produces the protein MKVRERSSQVRPARWDRLPQDPNHDAYKQPVQAPAVASCPTCHAVFLKGRWQWRAVPPGAKALMCPACHRVADHVPAAQVTLDGAFQIAHQEEILALVRHRETLMRESHPMERIMATQTQEDRVSITTTGFHLARDIGSAVHHAYRGKLEVDYPDADETLHVHWHRD
- a CDS encoding MgtC/SapB family protein translates to MNQTVVVFCVALAIGLGFGLERERSQAPDGAEASAGLRTFAIASVCGALGAFLPIAGLLPAVLLAVAALAAMGYRHTAASDPGLTTEIALLCTVLLGALAVSQPALAAGIATVLVILLHGKATLHRLVRNALTRQEVSDALTLAAAALVIWPLLPDRYMGPFDAWNPRTLWLVAVLVMLLGAGGHIATRLFGEQAGLPLTGLFGGFISSVATIGSMAAMVRKAPGTHEAAVASASLSSVATFVQMLLLLAATSAAAFRELALPLTAGLATMLLYAGAWLWRSAREPAAQNGTQPAGRSMDWRVAAGFVLLMALLLLANAAARAWAGSGLLLGVAVAGGFADAHAATVSVAAQVAAGRLSPEAAVWPVLAALSSNTMTKIVVAAAGGRAFACRVGSGLVLAAAATWCTALMVISWG
- a CDS encoding AAA family ATPase, producing MEPAVLTQALMRPTAYPHPVGKVSLIETHISQVFLAGAFAYKVRKPVRLDFVDLSTLAARKADCEAELELNRRMAAALYLGLVPIVAGPGQRDVRVGGTGEALEYAVKMHRFRQRDLFCAMAESERLTASHIETLAQGLAAIHLAAPIAGAGSGHGTPERIAAVAEQAIARVAELASATDATAHLAALLRERAASLHPAFEKRRASGHVRECHGDLHLGNIALIDGVPTPFDCLEFDAGLRWIDTISDIAFLFMDLLHAGRQDLAYRLINTYLECSGDYAGLALLPFYTALRAVVRARVLLEREHQRNVAGTSTAAEMATMQMRCVDLLALASVTLTRPPGAITIMHGLSGSGKSTVAQQLALAAAMVRVRADVERKRLPHRHVAAQGDLYTAEHTARVYGRLLAICRLGSAAGFPMIADATFLAREQRLRFASLAARRGVAFSIVDCNADLATLRERIAARARQGGDPSDADLQVLEWQRRVQEPLGSDEWRHVVRIGDARSTG
- a CDS encoding TraR/DksA family transcriptional regulator, which codes for MSDLTKEQLSSLVTLLDSREQRIRGQMDAAAVSRTLSAESEPSDDANLAGHGTEERMDDAVAEHYRMELADIAAARERIAELSCGVCLDCGEPIPYPRLQAYPTAKRCTPCQRKHEHMLRTPTGMR
- a CDS encoding response regulator: MNHPARPEPLTVLLLEDSTLIGARQTRMLRSIKELELLALARDPRAALLAAQILLPDVVILSLNRNEKSWLNVLQDLKRMRRHATVVVLSNCSVPPMRSAYLQAGASLFFDKTTEFDALRRALLRLAADKSAATGTVQEFTTA
- a CDS encoding GNAT family N-acetyltransferase, which gives rise to MAVRSDCKHQGIGSLLLGKMVAYCRAHGTRELVGTTLATNTAMLRLAESSGIQVLRTGRPASEGVELRLPLAAPNPDDVRW